The Trichoderma asperellum chromosome 6, complete sequence region TTATACAAGAGTCCTAGCATTTGATTCAGATTCGCTCGTTCTCAACAATATggactctctcttccttgccCCTGATTCGCCTGTGGCTTTGCCACGCGCGTATTGGCTTACAGAACGGAATAACGGGACTGTAACGCAGATCCTGGGATCACACCTCATGCTGATCGAGCCCAATACTCACTTATACGAGAAGATTGTTAATGAGGCTACGCAAAGTGGCGAGTTCGATATGGAAGTAATGAACGAGCTTTTTAAAGACTCGGCCATGATACTCCCCCACAGACGCATAGCACTCCTAACAGGCGAGTTCCGAGCAAAAGATCACCGGAAATACCTCGCGcctgacgaggaggaagaatgGAACCCAGTTAATGAACTAAATATGGCATTTCTCGTGCACTTTAGCGACTGGCCACTACCAAAGCCATGGAAATCTCACTCCGAGGCGCAATGGGAGGCGGCGTTGCCTGAGTGTTTAGACAATGACAAAGAGATGCCAGATCTACCACGATGTGCTGACCGGATGGTATGGACGGGAATATATTCAGACTACGACCGCGATAAAGCGGCATATTGTCAGATTCTCGGCATATAGGAGACACTAGTCGAACGAAGTGACGCAAAGCATGGCCTTCTATCCCCTGAAGTAATTGGATAAAAAATTGCATTTCTTGACTAATATCTACAATGGCTAAGtgtatattaatagtataactaATTCCAATCTCTTCATGTATATTTCACATGTAGTATTTAGAATACATGATCATCAGTTAACAGCTTGAATAGACTCGCCGCTATAGCAATCTTTAGCCAAAAAAGGCATTGTCTATTTTTAGCCTCGTGTATAGTAAGGCTGCTGAGTTATTCTCCGCTTAAGCCGTTTAAGGCCGCTAATGTAATCAACCAGCAACAAATGTGTCTTATTTTTCCCGCGTGATTTAGGCAAGGCAAAAGGACGTGAATATTCACATCTCATTATAACAATACTAAATCTATACAGACGCCATGGGTTCTTGGGACTGCTATTGTGCCATATGTGGGGGACCGTTTTGCACATTGTCTGTGGCGCAAAAGCCACGCAGCCAGCGATTCTTTCGCCGCCACGGTCTTAGCCAACCGCAGTCGTCCAGCTCAGCGCACGCCAATCAGTCCACAGAAGATGATCGCGGAGATGCAACAGCTGAGACTGGCAATAATGGGGCGGCTGATGCAGCATCTATAGAAAAGATAACAGCGGAAGATGAACTGGAAGATGGCTCATACGACCCTGATGTTATATCTTCAAGAAAGACAGCCTGGTTGGAAGATCTTCATATCCTAATGAAGggtgaagacgaagagacaGGAGAAGAAGTGTAAGAAGAAGTGATATTGCTTGCTTTAATCCCAAAACTTGCAGAAAGTCTGACCTTTGCAGTGGGTGTGTTTCAGGCGTTGGCAGATATTACGATTCCGCTCAGGTTGACGTCGATAAAGGTGACGATCCCAACTTTGACCCACAAGCTGAGATAGTCGCCTACGACGGCAGCTTTCCGTTTCACTGGCCCTGTTTTGAGATTCTCGGGACGGTTCTCGAAGGCAAAGCTGGAATCAATGGCTTGAACAAATTGAAGTTGTACACCACTATGCGGGCCGCCCATCCCATGTTCGCCAGTCGCCTAAACAAGCTCGATTATGGTAACCCCGGCCCAGCTTGTGATCAGTGGTGGTTTTCTGAAGCGGGGAAAGAATTTGTCGTTATCCACCCAACAGCTACATTGAAGAAAACCACTGCACTGATTCGAGACAGATGGATGAAGTGTACTCAAGTGGTCAGCCCTTCTGATCGCTTGCGTCGTGCCGGCGCAGATATTTTTCAGAGACTGCCGTTGGAGTTATTGGCCAAGACCTGCAACATGTTGACTCCAGAGTCTCTATTTCAATTGGCCTTGGCATCACCAACTATTGATGCTTTGGTGGAAGACAAGCCGTTCTGGAAACAATATCTCCCAATCCATATGCCCTGGAGCTTTGAGTTACTATCACTTTTTGATGATGAGTCGCAAACCTTTTTCCACAATGTCGACTACAAGTCTCTCGTCCGGTGGGTGGACCAAGAGACAACCCCGCGTCTGTGGATGCGCGGCCCGTTTATGAGCATTGCCAATCGTCGGCGCATCTGGCACGTCTGCGAACAAATGGAACCGGTCTACTCAGGGCGCCTTAGAAGGTTTCCATTATCGGAAGAAGAGCGGAGACGATCAGAACTCATGATGGCGCGAATGGGCTTGCCTCCAAGGCAATTACAGAACAGCTGAAGATGCATTTAGCAAGACGTTTTGAAGGGGATAGGCGGACTGATGCGCAGCAGCTAAATGATCCGAAATAACATCAAATATATGGTATTCTACTAGAACCCTAAGAGCTATAACAATAAGGTTCTGCTTAGGAGTATTTTGTTCAAGCTCTatgtaataaataaatctgtTATGGTCCTGCTCAAAGCTGGTAAATTTCCAACGAAAAGCTTTCTCGGTGATATTTCCACCAAGACGGTGCTTTATGCATGCTTCGAAGGGAATGCGTCTTATTACGGACACCTTTCGATAATTGTTCATCAGCATCGTTATTAATACGTAATACTTCTTTTTACTTCTCTATAACATAATCAAATGGGGTATATATGGCCGTTGATCCGCTGAACATTAATAAGAGGAATGGTATGAAGTAAGGCCAAGTAAGGGGGCGGGTAATGCTGCTCGTTGGACCGTCTCACAGACCACCGTGCGTAGTTTACTATGAGCACTTTAATACCACATCTTGCATCTATTACACAGTATGTAGTTTTGAGTCGCACAGCCACTTCAACAGCGGTCAGCTATCTTGGTAAGACAGAGCGTTCCGAATGCTTATACTAGCAGCTGTGTGTTTGTCAGTACTTCCCTAAAGAAGCAGTTTCAGCCAGTAGGATTCAAGACATCGGGCTGCGCTTGGCTGACTTGTACGCCTGCCCCGCATAATCCTATCAGTAAAAACTACAATTagactaaagaaaaagagaagaaaaaaaacggcTACGGAGTAGTAAATTCACAAATCAATGTGTGTTGACTATAGCAACCTTAAACGCTGGTCTGGAAAGCTGGCGCTACGTGGCCAAATCGCAAGACACCTTGGAGGATTGTTTTCCTCGGAAAGAAATGCCTTGTGGAAAGGCATTAGCTAATACAGTGGGATTAATGTATGACATGACGGAACTGAGATTCCTATGCATCCTTCCATGGACGGCTACATGTCTTGAAAATCCAGTGCATCTCCGAAACTCGAGTTGGAATTCTATATTAGCTTAGACCTGTAGGATTAAATGGAGCGATGACCCGATGATCAGAGTCTCATTCatccacaaaaaaaagtatgcTATGCAGATCAGAATCCTTAAGGATTAGGATTTGAGATCCGCCGTTTCGTGCGATGCTTGTATTTTGATAGGCCGATAAAAATCTTGGTCGAAACTTGTAAAAAATTGAACTATTTAAAGCAGCCAGTTCCCCAAGGAAGATGCGAGAATCATTAATTCAGACTGCAGTCCATTCTCACTTTCTTCATACTCCAGCATCATTTCTCTGTTCTCATCAGATTGATCAAGATATTCACTATGGTTCGATACTCAGTCATCCCTCTTGCGATTCTCGCCACCCTTTCCTCTTTCGCTGCTGCGAATAATTGCAAGACCAACCTCAACTACTGCGGAGCTACACTCCTACGAGTTGGTGGGTATCTTTAAAAATGCACAATCGCAAAGCTATGATTTGTTAACCAGAAGATAGGAAACTATAATGAGCAAATTTTGGAGGCACTTAGAGCCAGCGGCCAGCCAACAGACGGAGCGCATATTGAAAGGTCGCTGTTTTTTTGCGCCGGAGGTCCCAACGGAGAGATTAACTTCCTTCAATTTTGCGGCAGCAGGTGTGTCGATGGCGGTGCGAACCATAACGACTATTGCTATTGATAAGACTTGGTTATAAAGTCTGTCTCTTGGCGCCTACTCAAATGCAATCACTTGTTCAACTACAGGACTGTTTCTAGTTTTTAGATGCATTAGTGGTATTAAAGCAATCAGATCAAAGATCATTTATAATCTCTCTATACACTTCAAATGGAATGACACTGGCGATGGTCTGCAGGTTATATGATTGTATATGGCCTCTAAATCTAACCTAGGCTCTTTGAACTGAGACGCTACCTAGCTCAGCAGGCAGAACCTTTGGAAGTCGTTTTGACCGCAACGAGCTGCCCACCAATGACTATATTTCCATTCACTGGTGTTTCCATCCCACCCGCAGTGACCACATAAAGAATACTCTTATCATGCGGCCCTCGTCCAAAAGCACAGGATGTTGGCTCTGCAATGGCAGTGGAATTGAGGTTCCCAGCAATGGCAACATGACTTTTACCATCGGCTGAAATCATCTCAATGGTGTTTGCACCTCCTGTAACCACAAATGCGTTGCCGTCGCAGTCAAAAGTAAAATCGTCGAACTGGTGCAGTGGTCCCTTACTATGCCCCAGTGTTGTGACAGGCCCTGCCGGCGTTCCGTCCCTGTTGATAGGTACCTTATTGAAAGTGCCGCTTCCAAAATTTGTAAAGTAGGCCGAACTACCCCGTACATGAACACCATCTACACCAGAAGCTGAAAATGGAGGCGATGGGTAAAGCGCCGTCAACGTATTGTTAATAACGACCTCATAATTACCGGTCTCAATATCTAACCTCCAGATGACGCCACCGTTAACATCGCTCATGAGGAGTGTTTGGTCGGACTCGGACAGCACTGTTAAGCCGTTGAGAAACTGAGCCGGTTTGACATGTGCAATTTTCTTCACCACAGGCGGCGACGAGAGTTGTGcttggccatttttggtTGAAATTTCGACACCGCGCAAGTCAACGCTCCAAACATTCCAAGTACCAGCGACTTGAACAGTGGTTGTGAATGAAGTATTGCCAGAGATAACAGCAAATACATCTGGTTGGTACTCTGCAATGCCCGCCAAGCCAAGAGATTGGTCAAACTCGTGAACAATGAGAGGTTTGCTCGGACCAGTCGCTGAGGGatcgaagaggaagagttgTGGTGTGCTTAGGCCTGTAATGAGAATTTGGCCATTGCTTCGGACTGCTAGATTCTCAATGTACGATGGCTTGGGGAACTCATAGAGAGTGCGAACTGAGTCATGCGATGGCGTTGCAGCTAAGGAAGCGCTACAGAAAGCAAGTAGAGAGATTGTGGACCGTAGAGCCATTGTatcaacaaaaagaaaatataaaaaatataaaaggttaatatagaAGACTCGcgattattgctgctgctgttgtctcAAAGACCAATAGAGTGCCAGGCATTTTTATAATTCAACATCTTGGTAGTTGGGGTATATTCAATCTACCCCAAGCGTGTTCATGGAGTAAATTGGGGTTAAAATCTTGACCTGTAGATACTAATcatgagaagaaaaatccACTAGGATTAGCTAGGGGATCTTCTTGGAAGAAAGGTCTTGAATGAGAAAGGGGCAGTAAAAATTGTGCGTTTATTTCTGCCATTTCGTGTGCCTTTCCCGGCGGCGGTAAGTTTCGGCTTTCCATTCGCGCCTCATCGGGGCAATCTTGTTCTGAGAGAAAGGGTGTAATGCTATTGGTCCAGGTGTCTTCTATTGAACGGCGTGCCATACGTTCCCTTTTTCCCATTGAAACATAATTGCTTAATAAGTATGCAACTATGCAGCGTTTTTGTAGCTACGCTTATGGGTATTGCGAATTTTTCTTTCGCTCTTAACCCATAGATCAGTTACTGAGTTGTATGAATGACGATTATATAACTAGGAGATCTTAGTTGATGATGCGTGCACAGCGATGCAGTGGGTCAAGCCAGCGTTCAGTGTTAGCTAAATCAGTATAAGCGCATGGCTCACAGCCCAAATACTTCCCGCGATGTAACATTGACAAGGCGTTAACTCGTTTCTATGATTTAATGTCCGAATGGTCCTACTAGAGAATTACATATAATGCCGACAGCAGAAAGACTCAAGCTGGCGTGTATGGGCTGTTTGGccataataaaaagaaaagggggtgAGGCATATAAAAGAACCGCGAAATACCTTTAACTGTTAATTGAATGTTCCAAAACTCGAAATTGATCGAATATAATTTTCCAATCAATAGATTTTAAGTCTGTGAATAATTGAACTTCATTGGAAACTGCATTCCGAGAGTATCGCCGTATTCCCTGGTCGTGCTTGAATCACGATTAATTCTTTGGAGGTATACATAATTCATCAAGCTCTTACCAGGCAACACTAGACGTTGTATTGCCAGCTAGACTGCGTATGGAAATATAATGCTGTGAAATTCTCCCTCCCTAacaaaacctttttttacaTCTTGATTCTAAGTTACATGCACATGGCGTGTCTAGCTGAAGTGCTTCtggtcaaaaaaaaaaaaaaaaaaaaaaaaaaaaaaaaaaaaaaaaaaaaaaaaaaaaaaaaaaaaaaatgccacTTCGACTTTGGTCGCATCAGCCCCACGCACAGCTTAAGCTGTATGGACAAATGAgcaaatgaaagaaaaagtagagtcggagaaaaaaaagaaaaaataacaTCGACTGACGAGTGTGGGATTCGAACCCACGCCTCTTTCGAGATGCGAAATCCTGTTTAAGGATCAAGATATTATCTTGAGTCGCACGTGTTAGACCACTCCACCAACTCGCCTTAGCGTCTTTGTTGAAAACCAACCAACAAAAACAAGTATAAGAAGGCTTCTCTATGTCTCCAGCGTCGCTATTTGACATTAATCCTGCACTTTATGGCCGACGGTTACCTTATGTCTAAACAAGACAACGcgaaatctttattttactgAGTGTTTGAATACTCAAATATTGCCATGCGGTTATCTATTGCGCTTGAATAATAGCCACGTGGGGCATTGAGTTGTAgaagtactccgtacaagaCTTTCTACATACCTAGCAGTAAGTTCACGCTAGCTGCTCAGTAGTCTTCAGCATCAGGAAGTCATATATCCAAGCCTCGGTTTCTCTCAACTTCATAAATAGTTATAACCATAGCCCTATTTGTACCTAATTAATCCAACTATCgtttgctctcttttcttgtaTTGATAAATGTAGCCGATAACTTGCTTGTATCTGTCGATTTCAATGCTTAATGGCCACTAAGTAACTGGCTCGTTATACCAGCTGTACTCAACGCAGGGGACGGACTATTCCAAAAAGACCAGAGACTTTACACGATTAGAAGTGGTGTAACTCTCGTTTTATTTAGCGAAATTTGGTGTGAATTATGCTTCTATATGCCAGTTAGCAAGACAActtcatctcttctttccctcgcCATAGCTATCCACTGTTGTTGAAGTCCCGCGCCTTGGCTTTTATAGAACGAATTTTGGATGTGTGTCCAAATAGAATCGTCGACCTCCAAAAACACGGCTCAACCTCTGCCTCATAGCGTCACGTAATTTTTTTCGCGCAATATACGTTTCTGTCGTTGCATCTTCAATACATTTAATGAGAGGTAGCCCTAGCACGAATAAAGCAAAACAATCTCAAGATACTGCAATTGTAATCAACTTCGAGGCCGTGTATCATGAACAACGTAGTGCATCTGGTGCGCTACTGCTCAGATCTTCAGAGAGCGACCCCttattctgctgctgcccatgGCTATACCCACAACTGTTCTCTATAAAGCCGAAGCCCGAGCGGCACCTGCAAAGCTCACTTAC contains the following coding sequences:
- a CDS encoding uncharacterized protein (EggNog:ENOG41~CAZy:GT8~TransMembrane:1 (i7-28o)) — translated: MLVSFRRVAVVTYAVIVFIALTTYGIFWRKHGAIPISFLNIFGNPTFNSDSPDTKLPSTTNSPVTKLPSTTNSPDIKLPSTTEQMASRFAYAQYATSLDYLCNTVINFNRLKNLGVQYDMVLIYPKTWDDEKTKAREAKAIRNLRSSHLDIVLRPFNVLSTEKGDSTWRDSLTKFHAFALTDYTRVLAFDSDSLVLNNMDSLFLAPDSPVALPRAYWLTERNNGTVTQILGSHLMLIEPNTHLYEKIVNEATQSGEFDMEVMNELFKDSAMILPHRRIALLTGEFRAKDHRKYLAPDEEEEWNPVNELNMAFLVHFSDWPLPKPWKSHSEAQWEAALPECLDNDKEMPDLPRCADRMVWTGIYSDYDRDKAAYCQILGI
- a CDS encoding uncharacterized protein (EggNog:ENOG41~SECRETED:SignalP(1-21)) produces the protein MVRYSVIPLAILATLSSFAAANNCKTNLNYCGATLLRVGNYNEQILEALRASGQPTDGAHIERSLFFCAGGPNGEINFLQFCGSRCVDGGANHNDYCY
- a CDS encoding uncharacterized protein (EggNog:ENOG41) → MGSWDCYCAICGGPFCTLSVAQKPRSQRFFRRHGLSQPQSSSSAHANQSTEDDRGDATAETGNNGAADAASIEKITAEDELEDGSYDPDVISSRKTAWLEDLHILMKGEDEETGEEVGCVSGVGRYYDSAQVDVDKGDDPNFDPQAEIVAYDGSFPFHWPCFEILGTVLEGKAGINGLNKLKLYTTMRAAHPMFASRLNKLDYGNPGPACDQWWFSEAGKEFVVIHPTATLKKTTALIRDRWMKCTQVVSPSDRLRRAGADIFQRLPLELLAKTCNMLTPESLFQLALASPTIDALVEDKPFWKQYLPIHMPWSFELLSLFDDESQTFFHNVDYKSLVRWVDQETTPRLWMRGPFMSIANRRRIWHVCEQMEPVYSGRLRRFPLSEEERRRSELMMARMGLPPRQLQNS
- a CDS encoding uncharacterized protein (SECRETED:SignalP(1-18)~EggNog:ENOG41) codes for the protein MALRSTISLLAFCSASLAATPSHDSVRTLYEFPKPSYIENLAVRSNGQILITGLSTPQLFLFDPSATGPSKPLIVHEFDQSLGLAGIAEYQPDVFAVISGNTSFTTTVQVAGTWNVWSVDLRGVEISTKNGQAQLSSPPVVKKIAHVKPAQFLNGLTVLSESDQTLLMSDVNGGVIWRLDIETGNYEVVINNTLTALYPSPPFSASGVDGVHVRGSSAYFTNFGSGTFNKVPINRDGTPAGPVTTLGHSKGPLHQFDDFTFDCDGNAFVVTGGANTIEMISADGKSHVAIAGNLNSTAIAEPTSCAFGRGPHDKSILYVVTAGGMETPVNGNIVIGGQLVAVKTTSKGSAC